One part of the Dasypus novemcinctus isolate mDasNov1 chromosome 27, mDasNov1.1.hap2, whole genome shotgun sequence genome encodes these proteins:
- the DPAGT1 gene encoding UDP-N-acetylglucosamine--dolichyl-phosphate N-acetylglucosaminephosphotransferase isoform X1: MWAFPELPLPLLVNLIGSLLGFVATITLIPAFRGHFIAARLCGQDLNKSGRQQIPESQGVISGAVFLIILFCFIPFPFLNCFVEEQCKAFPHHEFVALIGALLAICCMIFLGFADDVLNLRWRHKLLLPTAASLPLLMVYFTNFGNTTIVVPKPFRPILGLHLDLGILYYVYMGLLAVFCTNAINILAGINGLEAGQSLIISASIIVFNLVELGGEYRDDHVFSLYFMIPFFFTTLGLLYHNWYPSKVFVGDTFCYFAGMTFAVVGILGHFSKTMLLFFMPQVFNFLYSLPQLLHIIPCPRHRIPRLNTKTGKLEMSYSKFKTKSLSFLGTFILKVAESLRLVTVRQNENEDGAFTECNNMTLINLLLKIFGPMHERNLTLFLLLLQILGSAVTFSIRYQLVRLFYDV; encoded by the exons ATGTGGGCCTTCCCGGAGTTGCCGCTGCCGCTGCTGGTGAACTTGATCGGCTCGCTGCTGGGATTCGTGGCCACGATCACCCTCATCCCGGCCTTCCGTGGCCACTTCATCGCCGCGCGCCTCTGTGGCCAGGACCTCAACAAATCCGGGCGGCAGCAGAT CCCGGAGTCTCAGGGAGTGATCAGCGGTGCTGTTTTCCTTATCATCCTCTTCTGCTTCATCCCTTTCCCCTTCCTGAACTGCTTTGTGGAGGAGCAGTGTAAGGCCTTCCCCCACCATGAA TTTGTGGCCCTGATAGGTGCCCTCCTTGCCATTTGCTGCATGATTTTCCTGGGCTTTGCGGATGATGTACTGAATCTGCGCTGGCGCCATAAGCTGCTGCTGCCAACGGCTGCTTCACTACCACTCCTCATGGTTTATTTCACCAACTTTGGCAACACCACCATTGTGGTACCCAAGCCCTTCCGCCCGATTCTTGGCCTGCATCTGGATTTGG GCATCCTATACTATGTCTACATGGGGCTGCTGGCAGTGTTCTGTACCAATGCCATCAATATTCTAGCAGGAATCAATGGGCTAGAGGCTGGCCAGTCGCTAATCATTTCTGCTTCCATCATTGTCTTCAACCTGGTGGAGCTGGGAG GTGAATATCGGGATGATCATGTCTTTTCCCTCTACTTCatgatacctttttttttcacCACATTGGGTCTCCTCTACCATAACTG GTACCCATCAAAGGTGTTTGTGGGAGATACTTTCTGTTACTTTGCTGGCATGACCTTTGCCGTGGTGGGCATCTTGGGGCACTTCAGCAAGACCATGCTACTCTTCTTCATGCCCCAGGTGTTCAACTTCCTCTACTCACTGCCTCAGCTCCTGCATATCATCCCCTGCCCTCGCCACCGTATACCCAG ACTCAATACCAAAACAGGCAAACTGGAGATGAGCTATTCCAAGTTCAAGACCAAGAGCCTCTCTTTCTTGGGCACCTTTATTCTAAAG GTAGCAGAGAGTCTCCGGCTAGTGACAGTGCGGCAGAATGAGAATGAGGATGGTGCCTTCACTGAGTGTAACAACATGACCCTCATCAACTTGCTGCTCAAAATCTTTGGGCCCATGCATGAAAGAAACCTCACATTGTTCTTGCTGCTACTACAG ATCCTGGGCAGTGCTGTCACCTTCTCCATTCGGTACCAGCTTGTCCGGCTCTTCTATGATGTCTGA
- the DPAGT1 gene encoding UDP-N-acetylglucosamine--dolichyl-phosphate N-acetylglucosaminephosphotransferase isoform X2, producing the protein MWAFPELPLPLLVNLIGSLLGFVATITLIPAFRGHFIAARLCGQDLNKSGRQQIPESQGVISGAVFLIILFCFIPFPFLNCFVEEQCKAFPHHELLLPTAASLPLLMVYFTNFGNTTIVVPKPFRPILGLHLDLGILYYVYMGLLAVFCTNAINILAGINGLEAGQSLIISASIIVFNLVELGGEYRDDHVFSLYFMIPFFFTTLGLLYHNWYPSKVFVGDTFCYFAGMTFAVVGILGHFSKTMLLFFMPQVFNFLYSLPQLLHIIPCPRHRIPRLNTKTGKLEMSYSKFKTKSLSFLGTFILKVAESLRLVTVRQNENEDGAFTECNNMTLINLLLKIFGPMHERNLTLFLLLLQILGSAVTFSIRYQLVRLFYDV; encoded by the exons ATGTGGGCCTTCCCGGAGTTGCCGCTGCCGCTGCTGGTGAACTTGATCGGCTCGCTGCTGGGATTCGTGGCCACGATCACCCTCATCCCGGCCTTCCGTGGCCACTTCATCGCCGCGCGCCTCTGTGGCCAGGACCTCAACAAATCCGGGCGGCAGCAGAT CCCGGAGTCTCAGGGAGTGATCAGCGGTGCTGTTTTCCTTATCATCCTCTTCTGCTTCATCCCTTTCCCCTTCCTGAACTGCTTTGTGGAGGAGCAGTGTAAGGCCTTCCCCCACCATGAA CTGCTGCTGCCAACGGCTGCTTCACTACCACTCCTCATGGTTTATTTCACCAACTTTGGCAACACCACCATTGTGGTACCCAAGCCCTTCCGCCCGATTCTTGGCCTGCATCTGGATTTGG GCATCCTATACTATGTCTACATGGGGCTGCTGGCAGTGTTCTGTACCAATGCCATCAATATTCTAGCAGGAATCAATGGGCTAGAGGCTGGCCAGTCGCTAATCATTTCTGCTTCCATCATTGTCTTCAACCTGGTGGAGCTGGGAG GTGAATATCGGGATGATCATGTCTTTTCCCTCTACTTCatgatacctttttttttcacCACATTGGGTCTCCTCTACCATAACTG GTACCCATCAAAGGTGTTTGTGGGAGATACTTTCTGTTACTTTGCTGGCATGACCTTTGCCGTGGTGGGCATCTTGGGGCACTTCAGCAAGACCATGCTACTCTTCTTCATGCCCCAGGTGTTCAACTTCCTCTACTCACTGCCTCAGCTCCTGCATATCATCCCCTGCCCTCGCCACCGTATACCCAG ACTCAATACCAAAACAGGCAAACTGGAGATGAGCTATTCCAAGTTCAAGACCAAGAGCCTCTCTTTCTTGGGCACCTTTATTCTAAAG GTAGCAGAGAGTCTCCGGCTAGTGACAGTGCGGCAGAATGAGAATGAGGATGGTGCCTTCACTGAGTGTAACAACATGACCCTCATCAACTTGCTGCTCAAAATCTTTGGGCCCATGCATGAAAGAAACCTCACATTGTTCTTGCTGCTACTACAG ATCCTGGGCAGTGCTGTCACCTTCTCCATTCGGTACCAGCTTGTCCGGCTCTTCTATGATGTCTGA
- the HMBS gene encoding porphobilinogen deaminase isoform X2 produces the protein MSGNGDVAATAEENHPKMRVIRVGTRKSQLARIQTDSVVASLKALYPGLQFEIVAMSTTGDKILDTALSKIGEKSLFTKELEHALEKNEVDLVVHSLKDLPTVLPPSFTIGAICKRENPYDAVVFHPKFVGKTLETLPEKSVVGTSSLRRAAQLQRKFPHLEFKSIRGNLNTRLRKLDEQREFSAIILAAAGLQRMGWQNRMGQILHPEECMYAVGQGALGVEVRAKDQDILDLVGVLHDPETLLRCIAERAFLRHLEGGCSVPVAVHTAMKDGQLYLTGGVWSLDGSDSIQETMQATVHVPAQLEDGPEDNPQLVGITARVIPRGAQLAAENLGISLANLLLTKGAKNILDVARQLNDAH, from the exons ATGTCGGGTAACGGCGACGTGGCTGCGACGGCG GAAGAAAACCACCCAAAGATGAGAGTGATCCGCGTGGGTACCCGCAAAAGCCAG CTGGCCCGCATACAGACAGACAGTGTGGTGGCATCACTGAAAGCCTTGTACCCTGGCCTGCAGTTTGAAATTG TTGCCATGTCCACCACAGGGGACAAGATTCTCGATACTGCACTCTCGAAG ATTGGGGAGAAGAGCCTGTTTACCAAGGAGCTGGAACATGCCCTAGAGAAGAATGA AGTAGACCTGGTTGTTCACTCCCTCAAGGACTTGCCCACCGTGCTCCCGCCCAGCTTCACCATTGGAGCCATCTGCAA GCGGGAGAACCCCTATGATGCTGTTGTCTTTCACCCAAAATTTGTTGGGAAGACTCTAGAAACCTTGCCAGAGAAGAG TGTGGTGGGAACCAGCTCCCTGCGGCGAGCAGCCCAGCTGCAGAGGAAGTTCCCCCACCTGGAGTTCAAGAGTATT CGGGGCAACCTCAACACACGGCTGCGGAAGCTGGATGAGCAGCGGGAGTTCAGCGCCATCATCCTGGCTGCAGCTGGCCTGCAGCGAATGGGCTGGCAGAACAGGATGGGACAG ATCCTGCACCCTGAGGAATGCATGTACGCTGTGGGTCAG ggggccctgggtgtgGAAGTCCGAGCCAAGGACCAGGACATCCTGGATCTGGTGGGCGTGTTGCATGATCCTGAGACTCTGCTCCGCTGCATCGCTGAACGGGCCTTCCTTCGGCACCTG GAAGGAGGCTGCAGTGTCCCAGTAGCAGTGCATACAGCTATGAAGGATGGACAG CTGTACCTGACTGGAGGGGTCTGGAGTCTGGATGGCTCAGACAGCATCCAGGAGACCATGCAGGCCACCGTCCATGTCCCTGCCCAG CTTGAGGATGGCCCAGAGGACAACCCACAGCTGGTGGGCATCACTGCCCGAGTCATTCCACGAGGAGCCCAGCTGGCTGCTGAGAACCTGGGCATCAGCCTGGCCAACTTGTTGCTGACCAAAGGGGCCAAGAACATCCTAGATGTTGCACGGCAGCTTAATGATGCCCACTAA
- the H2AX gene encoding histone H2AX, translating to MSGRGKTGGKARAKAKSRSSRAGLQFPVGRVHRLLRKGHYAERVGAGAPVYLAAVLEYLTAEILELAGNAARDNKKTRIIPRHLQLAIRNDEELNKLLGGVTIAQGGVLPNIQAVLLPKKTSAAVGPKAPAGGKKATQASQEY from the coding sequence ATGTCCGGGCGCGGCAAGACCGGCGGCAAGGCCCGTGCTAAGGCCAAGTCGCGCTCGTCGCGCGCCGGCCTCCAGTTTCCCGTGGGCCGCGTCCACCGGCTGCTGCGGAAGGGTCACTACGCGGAGCGGGTCGGCGCGGGCGCGCCGGTGTACCTGGCGGCGGTGCTCGAGTACCTGACCGCCGAGATCCTGGAGCTGGCGGGCAACGCGGCCCGCGACAACAAGAAGACGCGTATCATCCCCCGCCACCTGCAGCTCGCCATCCGCAACGACGAGGAGCTCAACAAGCTGCTGGGCGGCGTGACGATCGCCCAGGGAGGCGTCCTGCCCAACATCCAGGCCGTGCTGCTGCCCAAGAAGACCAGCGCCGCCGTCGGGCCTAAGGCGCCTGCGGGCGGCAAGAAGGCCACGCAGGCCTCCCAGGAGTACTGA
- the HMBS gene encoding porphobilinogen deaminase isoform X1, producing the protein MGLICLPTWPCAALPLRTALANVALGLSAWAPEASATSPTIASLWSLLLCSLSRQEVLRKEENHPKMRVIRVGTRKSQLARIQTDSVVASLKALYPGLQFEIVAMSTTGDKILDTALSKIGEKSLFTKELEHALEKNEVDLVVHSLKDLPTVLPPSFTIGAICKRENPYDAVVFHPKFVGKTLETLPEKSVVGTSSLRRAAQLQRKFPHLEFKSIRGNLNTRLRKLDEQREFSAIILAAAGLQRMGWQNRMGQILHPEECMYAVGQGALGVEVRAKDQDILDLVGVLHDPETLLRCIAERAFLRHLEGGCSVPVAVHTAMKDGQLYLTGGVWSLDGSDSIQETMQATVHVPAQLEDGPEDNPQLVGITARVIPRGAQLAAENLGISLANLLLTKGAKNILDVARQLNDAH; encoded by the exons ATGGGTCTTATCTGTTTGCCCACCTGGCCCTGTGCAGCACTCCCACTGAGAACTGCCCTCGCCAATGTGGCTTTAGGGCTCAGTGCCTGGGCTCCTGAAGCATCAGCCACCAGTCCTACTATTGCCTCCCTCTGGTCTCTGCTTCTCTGCTCCCTGAGTAGGCAGGAGGTGCTGAGGAAG GAAGAAAACCACCCAAAGATGAGAGTGATCCGCGTGGGTACCCGCAAAAGCCAG CTGGCCCGCATACAGACAGACAGTGTGGTGGCATCACTGAAAGCCTTGTACCCTGGCCTGCAGTTTGAAATTG TTGCCATGTCCACCACAGGGGACAAGATTCTCGATACTGCACTCTCGAAG ATTGGGGAGAAGAGCCTGTTTACCAAGGAGCTGGAACATGCCCTAGAGAAGAATGA AGTAGACCTGGTTGTTCACTCCCTCAAGGACTTGCCCACCGTGCTCCCGCCCAGCTTCACCATTGGAGCCATCTGCAA GCGGGAGAACCCCTATGATGCTGTTGTCTTTCACCCAAAATTTGTTGGGAAGACTCTAGAAACCTTGCCAGAGAAGAG TGTGGTGGGAACCAGCTCCCTGCGGCGAGCAGCCCAGCTGCAGAGGAAGTTCCCCCACCTGGAGTTCAAGAGTATT CGGGGCAACCTCAACACACGGCTGCGGAAGCTGGATGAGCAGCGGGAGTTCAGCGCCATCATCCTGGCTGCAGCTGGCCTGCAGCGAATGGGCTGGCAGAACAGGATGGGACAG ATCCTGCACCCTGAGGAATGCATGTACGCTGTGGGTCAG ggggccctgggtgtgGAAGTCCGAGCCAAGGACCAGGACATCCTGGATCTGGTGGGCGTGTTGCATGATCCTGAGACTCTGCTCCGCTGCATCGCTGAACGGGCCTTCCTTCGGCACCTG GAAGGAGGCTGCAGTGTCCCAGTAGCAGTGCATACAGCTATGAAGGATGGACAG CTGTACCTGACTGGAGGGGTCTGGAGTCTGGATGGCTCAGACAGCATCCAGGAGACCATGCAGGCCACCGTCCATGTCCCTGCCCAG CTTGAGGATGGCCCAGAGGACAACCCACAGCTGGTGGGCATCACTGCCCGAGTCATTCCACGAGGAGCCCAGCTGGCTGCTGAGAACCTGGGCATCAGCCTGGCCAACTTGTTGCTGACCAAAGGGGCCAAGAACATCCTAGATGTTGCACGGCAGCTTAATGATGCCCACTAA